CACCGTGCAGTGCGCGGCCCGGCGCGGTCAGCAGGTCCATACGCCGCTGGTGACGCTGCTGCCGGAACCGGGTCGCGCGTTCCTCCCACTCTTTGGCTTCTTCGAGCTGGCCGGCGGCCTCAGCGGCGCGGATCAGCCGCTCGTACCGCGCGGTCGTGCGCGACTCCCACACCCGGCGGGTCACGATCCGGGCCCCGCCGACGACGTACAGGCCATGGCGCGCCGCGTAGCGGGCGGCCGTGCGCGTGCGGTCATGCCGCACGGCGGCGAGCAGGGCACGACGCACCCGCCGCCGCGAACGCTCCCGCTCGGGCACCGGGGCGAAAGCTCCCTGATCCTGCTGCGGGGGCGGGAGGTCGGTGTCCTTGACCAGTGTCAAATGCCCACGGGTATGCGCCGGCGCGCTTCCGGGAATGGGCCGATTCAGGTCGTGCCCGCTGTCAGGGTCGGACATGATGAGGGGTACCTCCGGTACTTCGTGAAGGGGTGCGCGGGGGCCCGGGGCGGCCGGTCAGTCTTGGCGGAAGGAACGACCGCCCCGGGGCGCCATCAGAGGCTGTTGAGGATGTGGTCGTGGTCGAATGCCAGCGTCGGCAACTGGCTCAAGGACCACCACCGGGCGGCGCGGGCGTCGTCACCGGCGAGGGGCTGCGCCGGGGCGGGCAGGGTGGCGGTGTAGGCCACCGTGACGTACCGGCCGCGGGGGTCGCGGTGCGGGGCGTCGAAGACACCCACCTGCCGCAGCGCGTCGGCCGCCACACGGATGCCGGTCTCCTCAACCAGCTCCCTGGCGGCTGCCTCGCGGCTGGTCTCCCCGGCATCCACATGCCCGCCAGGCAGCGCCCAACGGCCCTCGAACGGGGCCCAGCCGCGTTCGATCAGCAGCACGCGCCCGTTGCTGATGAGGATGATGTCGGCGGTGTAGCGGATGGTCTCGATGCTTTCGTCGTTCACCGGTTCTCCTTGTTCTCCTTGGTCATGTCGTTCCACAGGCTTCGCAGTACCAGGACGCAGATCGTCACGGCGACGGCCCCGATGGCCACGGCCACGAACGCGACGGCGGCGGTCAGCAGGAACAGCGAGCCGACCGCCCCGGCCGCGCCCCACTTCACGAGCTGCGCGCCCCGGTCGGGGTGTTGCGGCGGGGCGGGCGCCCAGTGCTGCGGAACGTGGGGGGTGTGGGGCGGCGGTGGGGTGTGGCAGGTGCACGTGCCGTGGTGGTGTTGGGGCAGGTTCATGCCGGGCTCCGTTTCGAGTCGTTGCGGTGCGTGCCGGGGCCGGTCGCCGGGGCGAGCGCGCTCCGGCCCCGGTGGAGCAGGCGCCGGCCGACGAACAGCCCGGCGGCGAACACCAGCAGGTGAGGTTGGGCGGCGGCCCAGACGGCGAGGGTCCCGGCGACCAACAGCAGCCCGGCCGCGGCTTCGGGCCACAGCAGCAGTGCCACGACCACCACGAGCCAGCCAGCGGGCCGGGCCAGTGACTTGGTCATCTCTTGGCCCTGTCAGTTCTTCTTCGTGGTGAAGTCCATGGAGATGCCCCCGTAGACGTCACCGATGATCACGGTGCCCTCACCGACTACGGCGACGTCGCCGTTGGCGCCGATGTAGACGGCGCCGCCGCCCGTGCCGGTCTCGGACTGACCGGCCTGCTCACTGGCGTTGTTGTTGTCAGCCATGACGTGCATCTCCTTCAGCCAAGAGGTGTCGTGGAAAGCAGAGCGCGGTTCCTCAGGGGCCCGGTCCGGGAAAGCACACGGAACACACAGGCCAAGCGAACGAGGGATGCAGTACTCCCGCACCGCCCCACAACCCGGGCAGGTACGGCGCGCGGTGATCGCCGCGCGGACCGCAGCCCACTTCGCGGCGGTCATGGGCCGCACCGGCCGCGCAAAGTCGATGCGGTAGAGGTACGCGATCAGCGGCGGGCGACCCCTGCGGCGGGGCCGTTCCAGCACCGCCACCGGGGCCTGACCACCCGGCCGCAGGCCGGCCGCACGAAGCTGCCGGTACGTGGCCAACCCGTCAGGCGCGAGGCGCCAGCGGTAGGTGGGCAGTCGGCTCACGCCGCAACCTCCACAGGATCAGCAGCCGTGACATGCCGCTCGGCGCGCTCGGCCCGCAAGGTGTCGCGCAGAGCGCGGGCCTTGGCCGGGGCGGTGCGAACGGCCTTGCGGATCGCCTCAGCCGTCAGATCGGCGTCCGGCCAATCGGCCGTCGCTTCACGCGCCTCGATCAGCAGTTGTTCGGGGGTGCGGGTCGGTCGGGGCGATCGGGCCGCAGCGGGAACCCGACCGGTCGCACGGCGCGGCCGGTCGGCAGCAGACGCCGCAAAGGCCGGTGGTGCGGTCGGTGCCGGATCGACCGTGGGTTCGGGCAGCGTGACGGGCGCGGGTTCCTCAACCGGCGGCGGGGCGGCGGGGGCCGATTCCGGCTGGTCAGGGGGCGACTGATTCGCCCTGTGCTGCGGTGTTTCCTCCTGGTTCGTGTCCGGGGTCGACTGGGCGGGCGCGGGCCGGTGGTGAAGTACCTTGGCGACCAGATCAGACCCGAAGTAGATCGACCCGACCGGCAGCGCGGAAGCGATACCGACCAGCACGTAGTGAACCCAGTCCTCATCGGACAGCCGGACCGAACCGGCCGCCGCCTGCTCGTGCAGATCGGGCATCAACCCGTGCACGTAGTTCAGGACCAGACTGGCCAGGGTGTAGCCACCCAGCACGCACAACGCGAACGTTCGGTCCCGGCCGACCAGGTAGAGACTGGCGACCAGCGCCACCACCATCAGGCCGTCGACCACGAACGCGTAGATGTCCGCGCCCTGCTCATCGACCCCGATCGCCAGCGCCACATCCCGAAGCCCGTTCCAAGAGACCCGGAACGCCATCGCGACGACGATGACCAGCCCGCAAACCAGCCCGACCCGCAACCACATCAACGGCGACCCCAGCGAAACCCTCACAGCGCCTCACCCCCCGTGTAGAGGAAGCGGTACAGCGCCTGCTGAAGCTGCAAGAAGTCGCGCCCGGAGGTGATCGGCGGGTACCCGTGCCTGACCAGCACCTCAGCCACATCCAGCGTCAGCCCGAGCGTGAACCGGCCGTCGTCCTGCGGCAGCGGCCGGATGGGGTGCGCGCCCTCACTCACAGCGCACCCCCGATCGCGAGCAGGGCCGCCAGCACGAGCAGCACGCCGGCCGCGCGGATCAGGTCGACCGCCCGCTGAAGCCGCTTGTGCTTGGCCATCGCCAGCCGCGCCAGCGTCACCACGGCCTCATGCCGGTGGTCCACCGCCATCGCCTCTCGAAGCTCGCGCGGCGTCAGGCCCGCCCAGTGCGGCAGCGACCCCCGGGCCGACGTCAGCCGCGGGCGGACCACCGACAGCAGCACACCCGCACCGCCGGCCAGCACCGCCGCCCCCAGCCCACCGGCCACCGCCGCCGGCCAGAACGCCACCAACGCCTTCCCGCCGGCCAGCACACCGGCCAGCACCGCACCGCAGAACGCCAGCAGGATCGAAGCTTTCGAGTCCGTGCGGGCAATCTGCGCCTGCACCTCCGCGAACGCCCCATCCAGCGCCGCGTTCACGTCACGTTCCGGCAGCCCGCTCACGCGCCCACCCCCGCCACACCCGAGGTGCGGTTGGCCAACGCCCGACGCGCGGCCAGCACCCGGCGGCGAGCTCGCCGCAACCGCCGCTCGTCCACCTCACTGGGCGTGCGATCCAAGGTGATGATCTGCGCGTCCAGTAGCTCGACCTCCGCCAGGATCAGCGGCATCTCACGCTCGATCGCAGCCAGCTCCTCCTCCGACGGCTCCCCGCCGGACGGGGCGGCGGTAACAACCGCCCGAAGTGCAACGATGTCCCTCATGGGTCGTGGTTTCCTCTCACGGATGGAACGGCCCGAACAGCGGCCCCGGTGTTCCAGCACCGGGGCCGCGCGCCGTTGAAGTCGGAAGGTGTCCGGCTCCCCCGCCCCGCCCGTACGAGACTGCGCAGTGCGCGGCCCCGGACGGGCGGGGGAGGCAACCGGCCGCAGCGCTACCCGCTGCGAGCCAGGAAGAAGCGGACCGGATCAGCCGCGAGCAGACATGCAGCTCGCGACCAGGCGCCGCCGGCCGGTCCAGTGCGGCGACGCCCACATACATCGACGGATCATCAGGGCTCCCGAGCAGAGAAGGGCTTCACCAGCCCGCCGTGCCGCGGCGTGCCGGTCCCGAGCCCGCAGAATCGGGCGCGCCATCGTCGCTGCTCTGGCGCGTCAGCAGGGCGGCCCTCAGCCGCCGACGACCGCGGAAGGGCCGTCCAATCAATCCACTGTTCAGTTCTCAACCACCTGGCGCTTCCTTCTGGTCCGTTTCACGGGACCCTCCGGGCGTGACACCAGACTGGACCGGTGGACCGGTCCAGTCAAGCCCTGTGTGTGCGGACGCCTTGAGGCGGAGGAACGTCTTCGCTGGTCAAGGCCCCTTTGAGGAAAGAAAAAAATCTGGACCGGTATACCGGTCCAGCTCCCTCTTTGGGGTGCACGCCTACATGGCGTACGTCTCGCTGCGCCTGTAGTGGGCCGCCGGAGTAACGCCTTCCTCGCACACGAGGGGGCGGCCGTCCTGGTCGAACGCGGTGTGCAGAACCACTGCCACAGCCCCCGTGCCCGACAGCCTCAGGTGATGCGCTTCGGTTTCGTTCGCCAGCCGCACCGTGGTCACGTCCTCCCCCTCGACGGGGTACCGCCCGGTCTGCCGGCGGACGTAGCGCGTGGTGCCCTCAGCGATGGGCGCCGTCTGTCCCAACCGCGGGGAAGCCTCCGCCACGTCCGGGGGGAACCATGCCTCCGCGTAGCTGTGCGGGCTCCCGTCGGGCAACTGGTGAACCCGAACGCGCCTCAGGGCCTCAGTGCCCGGCCGCATCCGCAGTGCCTCCGCAACGTGAGCGG
Above is a genomic segment from Streptomyces marincola containing:
- a CDS encoding NUDIX hydrolase — protein: MNDESIETIRYTADIILISNGRVLLIERGWAPFEGRWALPGGHVDAGETSREAAARELVEETGIRVAADALRQVGVFDAPHRDPRGRYVTVAYTATLPAPAQPLAGDDARAARWWSLSQLPTLAFDHDHILNSL
- a CDS encoding DUF2637 domain-containing protein produces the protein MWLRVGLVCGLVIVVAMAFRVSWNGLRDVALAIGVDEQGADIYAFVVDGLMVVALVASLYLVGRDRTFALCVLGGYTLASLVLNYVHGLMPDLHEQAAAGSVRLSDEDWVHYVLVGIASALPVGSIYFGSDLVAKVLHHRPAPAQSTPDTNQEETPQHRANQSPPDQPESAPAAPPPVEEPAPVTLPEPTVDPAPTAPPAFAASAADRPRRATGRVPAAARSPRPTRTPEQLLIEAREATADWPDADLTAEAIRKAVRTAPAKARALRDTLRAERAERHVTAADPVEVAA
- a CDS encoding Pycsar system effector family protein is translated as MSGLPERDVNAALDGAFAEVQAQIARTDSKASILLAFCGAVLAGVLAGGKALVAFWPAAVAGGLGAAVLAGGAGVLLSVVRPRLTSARGSLPHWAGLTPRELREAMAVDHRHEAVVTLARLAMAKHKRLQRAVDLIRAAGVLLVLAALLAIGGAL
- a CDS encoding DUF6284 family protein — encoded protein: MRDIVALRAVVTAAPSGGEPSEEELAAIEREMPLILAEVELLDAQIITLDRTPSEVDERRLRRARRRVLAARRALANRTSGVAGVGA
- a CDS encoding GntR family transcriptional regulator, which produces MALLKYEEIAESLRARIASGEFEPGQTVPSGRDLAEQWSVSRATAIKAMEVLRNDGIVVAKQGTGFIVTETPVARPAGARRAGTARASGGMPFLRIGEPDWLEPPAHVAEALRMRPGTEALRRVRVHQLPDGSPHSYAEAWFPPDVAEASPRLGQTAPIAEGTTRYVRRQTGRYPVEGEDVTTVRLANETEAHHLRLSGTGAVAVVLHTAFDQDGRPLVCEEGVTPAAHYRRSETYAM